Within Candidatus Methylomirabilota bacterium, the genomic segment GCGCTCAGCAGATCCCGCAGCCGATCGCCCCAGTTGCGGGCGAAGACCGTCTGCTGGATGTAGTCGTGGGCCGCGGGATCGAGCGGGGATCGCCGCTCGAGCATGTACGTCCGCATCGTCACCGGGGTCAGTCCGGCCGCGCGCAGGGAGGCCGGGGTCGCCTGCCTCCGCTCCTGAAACGAGCGGCCGCCCCCTTCGTCCAGGGTCCGACGGATCTCGGCCAGCTGGATACGGCGCTCCAGCTCGGGATGGCCCGGCAGGAACATGGCCGACAGGGCCTGCGACTCCTTCACGACGATCCATCCGCCCGGCCGGACGACCCGGCGAAACTCGCGCAAGGCCTTCTCGGTATCGAGGATGTGGTGCAACACGTCGCCGCACCAGACCCAGTCGACACTCCGATCGGGCAGGGGAATGGCCGTCCCGTC encodes:
- a CDS encoding class I SAM-dependent methyltransferase — protein: MSPADPSGPHASLERMNRFQEVEARRIIADLALPPASRGLDVGCGVGLYALWLAEAVGPGGSVLAIEPEMDKVDAARALVGHRPEGGRVEFDRGDGTAIPLPDRSVDWVWCGDVLHHILDTEKALREFRRVVRPGGWIVVKESQALSAMFLPGHPELERRIQLAEIRRTLDEGGGRSFQERRQATPASLRAAGLTPVTMRTYMLERRSPLDPAAHDYIQQTVFARNWGDRLRDLLSADDWAERIRLCDEGSPGNVLRSPDYYCLYPISVFSARA